In a single window of the Bos taurus isolate L1 Dominette 01449 registration number 42190680 breed Hereford chromosome 23, ARS-UCD2.0, whole genome shotgun sequence genome:
- the LOC520334 gene encoding galanin receptor type 3-like, whose amino-acid sequence MQANATSSAGLTATAEQPLRLVFAGVCGLILLVGLLANGLMLLVVGRGPGTPCPLLSLTNSLMVNITLSDLLFLACVVPVLLLSFLQQDWWLGPTVCTTSQAANSATMFCTFYSMVATALLRHMAVARPDLALPSGPGARRLLCGAMWALGLTASLPTWLFQRAVMEEGAWACLLLLNPAQTSCYFTLLGALAFLPCVLGLGCSFGHMGWLLWTQPRGPMGESAREHRENTGLILVVLVVFMLMWGPCSVLGYVAAVGDLPATPVAYVASSLCTLLAYSNCAVSPLLCFYLSRPFRARLGDLFRRPLAARHPRAAGGAGVVMESVQPGCDGASGSPWGLVGV is encoded by the coding sequence ATGCAGGCCAACGCCACGTCTAGCGCCGGGCTCACGGCCACAGCCGAGCAACCGCTCCGACTCGTCTTTGCGGGGGTCTGTGGCCTCATCCTGCTGGTGGGGTTGCTGGCCAATGGGCTGATGCTGCTGGTGGTGGGCCGGGGCCCGGGCACCCCCTGCCCGCTCCTCTCCTTGACCAACAGCCTCATGGTGAACATCACGCTGTCCGACCTGCTCTTCCTGGCCTGTGTGGTGCCGGTGCTCCTGCTGAGCTTCCTGCAGCAGGACTGGTGGCTGGGCCCCACCGTCTGCACCACCAGCCAGGCCGCCAACAGCGCCACCATGTTCTGCACCTTCTACAGCATGGTGGCCACGGCGCTCCTGCGCCACATGGCTGTGGCCCGGCCCGACCTGGCCCTCCCGTCCGGCCCGGGTGCTCGCCGGCTGCTCTGCGGGGCCATGTGGGCCCTGGGCCTCACAGCCTCGCTGCCCACATGGCTGTTCCAGCGAGCAGTCatggaggagggggcctgggcctGCCTCTTGCTTCTGAACCCTGCTCAGACCTCCTGCTACTTCACGCTCCTGGGagccctggccttcctgccttgCGTGCTGGGGCTGGGCTGCTCTTTCGGCCACATGGGCTGGCTCCTGTGGACGCAGCCCCGGGGCCCCATGGGGGAGAGCGCCCGGGAGCATCGGGAGAACACCGGGCTCATCCTCGTAGTGCTGGTGGTCTTCATGCTGATGTGGGGGCCCTGCTCCGTGCTGGGCTACGTGGCAGCTGTGGGTGACCTGCCTGCCACGCCCGTGGCTTACGTGGCCTCCAGCCTCTGCACTCTCCTGGCCTACTCCAATTGCGCTGTCAGCCCCCTCCTCTGCTTCTACCTCTCTCGCCCCTTCCGGGCCAGGCTCGGGGACCTCTTTCGCAGGCCACTGGCAGCCAGGCATCCCAGGGCTGCGGGCGGAGCTGGTGTGGTGATGGAGAGTGTCCAGCCTGGATGTGATGGGGCCTCGGGAAGCCCCTGGGGCCTGGTGGGGGTCTGA